The Penaeus monodon isolate SGIC_2016 chromosome 33, NSTDA_Pmon_1, whole genome shotgun sequence genome includes a window with the following:
- the LOC119594216 gene encoding extensin-like (The sequence of the model RefSeq protein was modified relative to this genomic sequence to represent the inferred CDS: added 51 bases not found in genome assembly), with protein MKQAEQANFRYPLATTRRPPADQAASGSVSSASQATDNDLNAYSLFPPQFHELLAIPLHVYKNGSTYNPHGRPHHVPLRPFISKGYANTKIQGGSKVRVPEKQDTPHVAYKPKPVYEDAPKRPATKYQTTTPSPTTSTTTTTTTTTTTRPPTTTTTYQRPRRPTYASPPPRPSYQPTESTTTETYDETTVPYYSRPSSLPFRPPTGSSPPRPKPTRRDPPTKESFDYKRRPTIPSDLPPLRYTRRPSTYTTPTTTERPTTTPRPTTTPRPTTTPRPTTTPRPATTFRRTTYAPPPTTTRRQPDFSYETFRVTSKPAAAAPARDALPTSSRPTPGGRPRPTPVQQDPPAAAVQPKPTRVERPQAGGVVEFRPSKLDPFLPPRSPPTTYRPPAASSHLTPQGTPQQLPPVVNTFQPPIPPASPSSSAPPSLDRLPPPPQPPSRPFVPPPPPRPPTRPLSPLPPLPSGRPVLPPSPAPAEGRPVLPPASFGPPPRQPAPLVPRPSPAQLPAPIPGTKKPTRPWKDASHATHFQIIEVPEASPPRPQDVAEQPDPGFNLPAEADNLPRRPQAQPAKPDLDGVNVLPRFRPNAPPQQETFGFQDPPRRVFNTRPRPLRPDRRPVLSKRPHFLENFNFFGRTPVDRRRGETGPLVDTNNANVKVSTKQPEGDALRYKLHHGPVPNNAQKVVVIGPFNQPPPGAPIIPLPDKEQQAAPSPSSEPRSLFLLSRSSRSRR; from the exons ATGAAGCAGGCGGAGCAGGCCAACTTTAG GTACCCGCTGGCCACCACTCGCCGCCCTCCGGCCGACCAGGCGGCGTCGGGCAGCGTGTCGAGTGCTTCGCAGGCCACCGACAACGACCTGAACGCGTACTCGCTGTTCCCGCCTCAGTTCCACGAGCTGCTGGCCATCCCGCTGCACGTGTACAAGAACGGCTCGACGTACAACCCGCACGGGCGGCCCCACCACGTGCCCCTGCGCCCCTTCATCTCCAAGGGCTACGCCAACACCAAGATCCAGGGCGGGTCCAAGGTGCGCGTCCCCGAGAAGCAGGACACGCCCCACGTCGCCTACAAGCCCAAACCCGTGTACGAGGACGCCCCCAAGCGACCCGCGACCAAGTACCAGACCACGACTCCCTCGCCTACCACTTCGACGACC TACCAAAGGCCGAGACGGCCAACGTACGCGTCGCCCCCTCCACGACCATCTTACCAACCGACAGAAAGCACGACTACCGAGACTTACGACGAAACGACTGTCCCCTACTACTCACGACCCTCTAgcctccccttccgcccccctACCGGCTCCTCCCCGCCCCGCCCGAAGCCGACCCGCAGAGACCCCCCCACAAAGGAGTCGTTCGACTACAAGAGACGACCCACCATTCCCAGCGACCTCCCCCCCCTGAGGTACACCCGTCGCCCCTCCACATACACGACGCCAACCACGACAGAAAGACCCACGACCACCCCACGGCCCACGACCACCCCACGGCCCACGACCACCCCACGACCCACGACCACCCCACGCCCAGCCACGACTTTCCGCCGCACGACTTACGCCCCGCCGCCGACCACCACGCGCCGCCAGCCCGACTTCAGCTACGAGACGTTCAGAGTGACGTCGAAGCCCGCTGCGGCTGCCCCGGCCCGCGACGCCCTCCCGACTTCGTCCCGGCCCACGCCCGGCGGCCGCCCGCGCCCCACACCCGTGCAGCAAGACCCCCCGGCCGCTGCCGTCCAGCCTAAGCCTACGCGCGTCGAAAGGCCGCAGGCGGGGGGCGTGGTTGAGTTCCGCCCCTCGAAGCTCGACCCGTTCCTTCCCCCGAGGTCGCCGCCCACCACCTACCGCCCGCCCGCCGCCAGCAGCCACTTAACCCCCCAGGGCACGCCGCAGCAGCTTCCTCCGGTAGTCAACACCTTCCAGCCGCCCATTCCACCCGCGTCTCCGTCCAGCTCGGCCCCGCCCTCTCTCGACCGCCTCCCGCCTCCGCCGCAGCCGCCCAGCAGGCCTTtcgtccccccacctccccctcgcccccccacccgcccactcTCTCCCCTGCCTCCATTGCCCTCGGGCCGCCCagttctccctccgtctcctgc GCCCGCCGAAGGCCGCCCTGTCTTGCCTCCAGCCTCCTTCGGGCCTCCGCCTCGCCAGCCCGCCCCGCTCGTGCCGCGTCCTTCGCCTGCCCAGCTCCCCGCCCCCATCCCTGGCACCAAGAAGCCGACCCGGCCCTGGAAGGACGCCTCGCATGCCACTCACTTCCAGATCATCGAGGTTCCCGAAGCCTCGCCGCCGCGCCCTCAGGACGTCGCCGAGCAGCCTGACCCGGGTTTTAACCTTCCTGCAGAAGCTGATAACCTCCCGAGACGCCCGCAGGCCCAGCCGGCGAAGCCCGACCTGGACGGAGTGAACGTCTTGCCACGGTTCCGCCCGAACGCCCCCCCGCAGCAAGAGACTTTCGGATTCCAGGACCCCCCCAGGAGAGTCTTCAACACGCGCCCCCGCCCTCTGCGCCCGGACAGACGCCCAGTCCTTAGCAAACGCCCACATTTCTTGGAGAACTTCAATTTCTTCGGTCGCACGCCCGTAGACCGGCGGCGGGGCGAGACGGGCCCTCTGGTAGACACCAACAACGCGAACGTCAAGGTGAGCACCAAGCAGCCGGAGGGAGACGCGCTTCGCTACAAGCTCCACCACGGCCCCGTCCCCAACAACGCGCAGAAGGTCGTTGTGATCGGACCGTTCAACCAGCCTCCGCCCGGCGCGCCCATCATCCCCCTGCCAGACAAGGAG caGCAGGCCGCCCCCAGCCCCTCCAGCGAGCCCcggtccctcttcctcctcagccGCTCATCCAGAAGCCGCCGGTGA
- the LOC119593945 gene encoding pollen-specific leucine-rich repeat extensin-like protein 2 (The sequence of the model RefSeq protein was modified relative to this genomic sequence to represent the inferred CDS: added 104 bases not found in genome assembly), which produces MDAEHKKEDRMTNSDGETSTSKSSTQGPLPNASRTALGLSNPEEVSEEHKESIIAGRIRFPAFSGVERSDSGSGGLPPGAIPMPVPIFDGSKLVVPNQASRRVLRLPTPKPSASSSFWSFLGFGSSEPSTPPVAADRRVVVGPPAPHSPAHVPSQPANYIRPPPPFRSQPQQGVTSKPRPVYNPRPQPFYTRADRPAPATTPRPVPAANPPPVSRPGSATRPNPPAFVVPSARPEATPRPFRQSPPSTEPRPVYRHTSTAPPPTASTTTTTTTTTTSTTTTTTPRPTTTRSPTSPSPPTTSQPVTPMRITEYNPYYAHAPQYDENRGGFKPPTIQSSSYDGWRVVGVPSTPLEGQGDSLSPVVSFVKENTPEIIIRAPTRESSDDDVVTGVISDRMGEVADEDQLVQFSSRLNVETPGIVQSYWVKAPSLA; this is translated from the exons ATGGACGCCGAGCATAAAAAGGAAGACAGGATGACGAACTCGGACGGCGAGACTTCCACGAGCAAGAGCAGCACGCAGGGCCCCTTGCCCAACGCCTCCAGGACTGCCTTGGGCCTCAGTAACCCCGAGGAGGTGAGCGAGGAGCACAAGGAGTCCATCATCGCCGGCAGAATCAGGTTCCCGGCATTCTCCGGCGTCGAGAGGTCCGACTCAGGCAGCGGCGGCCTCCCCCCCGGCGCCATCCCCATGCCAGTGCCCATCTTCGACGGCTCCAAGCTGGTGGTGCCCAACCAAGCCTCCCGCCGCGTCCTCCGTCTCCCAACGCCTAAGCCATCCGCCTCGTCCTCCTTCTGGTCCTTCTTAGGCTTCGGGTCCTCCGAGCCCTCCACGCCGCCCGTGGCAGCTGACAGACGGGTTGTTGTGGGCCCTCCTGCGCCGCACTCACCCGCCCACGTGCCCTCGCAGCCCGCCAATTACatccgccctccgccgcccttcAGATCTCAGCCTCAGCAGGGAGTGACTTCCAAGCCCCGGCCAGTCTACAACCCACGCCCACAACCCTTCTACACCAGAGCAGACCGCCCCGCTCCTGCCACAACCCCGCGTCCTGTGCCGGCCGCGAATCCACCCCCGGTCTCGCGCCCCGGCTCAGCCACGCGTCCCAACCCACCGGCGTTCGTGGTTCCGTCGGCGCGTCCTGAGGCCACGCCCCGCCCTTTCAGACAGAGCCCTCCTTCGACAGAGCCAAGACCAGTCTATAGACACACCTCTACAGCTCCCCCGCCCACTGCAT TCACAGCCCGTGACACCCATGCGCATCACTGAGTACAACCCCTACTACGCCCATGCACCACAGTACGATGAGAATCGGGGTGGATTCAAGCCGCCCACGATTCAGTCTTCCTCTTATGATGGTTGGAGGGTCGTGGGCGTGCCGTCTACGCCCCTGGAAGGACAGGGCGACTCGCTTAGCCCCGTCGTGTCCTTCGTGAAGGAGAACACACCCGAGATCATTATCAGGGCGCCCACTCGGGAGAGCAGCGACGACGACGTTGTGACGGGCGTGATCAGCGACAGGATGGGCGAGGTCGCCGACGAGGACCAGCTCGTCCAATTTTCGTCGCGACTCAACGTAGAGACGCCGGGAATCGTCCAGAGTTACTGGGTCAAGGCGCCGTCCCTCGCCTAA